One segment of Marinobacter sediminum DNA contains the following:
- a CDS encoding ABC transporter ATP-binding protein — MTDLNSDGRHSMLRVDNLTHRVSLETDTLTILQGVSLEINRGESVAIVGRSGSGKTTLLGLLAGLDTPSEGTVELDGSVISNLSEDERAKLRARRVGFVFQSFQLLPALTALENVMLPLELAGMEEPEKRARDLLERVGLGERLYHTPRQLSGGEQQRVAIARAFASDPAILFADEPTGNLDNRTGQSVSDLLMALNREQGTTLVMVTHDEHLAARCGRQFHIEAGVLTEPERARELAD, encoded by the coding sequence ATGACTGATCTTAACTCCGACGGACGGCATTCAATGTTGCGTGTCGACAACCTGACTCACAGGGTCAGCCTTGAAACGGATACGCTGACGATCTTGCAGGGGGTCAGTCTGGAAATCAATCGGGGAGAGTCCGTAGCCATTGTCGGGCGCTCCGGTTCTGGCAAAACGACCTTGCTGGGGCTGTTGGCGGGCCTGGATACACCCAGTGAGGGAACGGTAGAGCTGGACGGGTCTGTTATCAGCAATCTCAGTGAAGATGAGCGGGCGAAGCTGAGGGCCCGGAGAGTTGGCTTCGTTTTTCAGTCGTTTCAGCTGCTGCCGGCGCTGACAGCGTTGGAGAATGTCATGTTGCCGTTGGAGCTGGCGGGAATGGAAGAACCGGAGAAGCGGGCCAGGGACTTGCTGGAGCGCGTTGGTCTGGGTGAGCGGCTTTACCATACGCCCAGGCAACTGTCTGGAGGTGAGCAGCAGCGGGTCGCCATTGCCCGGGCGTTTGCCTCGGACCCCGCCATTCTCTTTGCTGACGAACCCACCGGTAACCTGGATAACCGGACCGGACAATCGGTTTCCGACTTGCTGATGGCTCTGAACCGGGAGCAGGGTACGACGCTGGTTATGGTCACCCATGATGAACATCTTGCGGCCAGATGTGGGCGTCAGTTCCACATTGAGGCGGGTGTGCTGACGGAGCCCGAAAGGGCCCGGGAGCTGGCAGACTGA
- a CDS encoding YheT family hydrolase, translating into MYYRPPPWLRSGHVQSVWPTLFRKVETVSPLAEVIQTDDDDELHLDWYRQGSNRLAVVSHGLEGHSRRPYVLGLTRALLNDGWDVLAWNFRSCGGVMNRQPRFYHSGATADLERVINHGLGQDYATVFLSGFSMGGNLTLLYLGQQGERLDSRICGAVAYSVPCDLAGSAEVLARPSRRIYMQRFLRDLHGKMHEKAEKFPHLIDVSGFDSIRTFREFDDRYTAPLHGFRDAEDYWAQCSALHDLRNIRVPALMLNAADDPFLSEKCYPESSKVLGQHVRLETPRWGGHVGFVEHARDGYYWSERRAIAFLQGIL; encoded by the coding sequence TTGTACTATCGTCCACCACCCTGGCTCCGTAGCGGCCATGTGCAATCCGTCTGGCCCACCTTGTTTCGCAAGGTCGAGACGGTTTCACCACTCGCCGAGGTCATTCAGACGGATGATGATGACGAGTTGCACCTCGATTGGTATCGCCAGGGCAGCAATCGCCTCGCCGTGGTGTCCCATGGGCTTGAGGGGCATAGCCGGCGGCCTTATGTGCTCGGCCTTACCCGGGCGCTGCTGAATGACGGCTGGGATGTGCTTGCCTGGAACTTCCGTTCCTGTGGCGGTGTGATGAACCGGCAACCCCGGTTTTATCACAGTGGCGCGACAGCGGACCTTGAGCGTGTGATTAACCACGGCCTTGGGCAAGACTACGCCACGGTCTTTCTTTCCGGATTCAGTATGGGGGGAAATCTCACCCTGCTGTACCTTGGCCAGCAGGGTGAACGGCTGGACAGCCGGATCTGTGGCGCCGTCGCCTACTCAGTACCCTGTGATCTGGCCGGCAGCGCTGAGGTTCTTGCCCGTCCGAGCCGAAGAATTTATATGCAACGTTTCCTGAGGGATCTTCACGGAAAAATGCATGAAAAAGCGGAAAAATTTCCACATTTGATTGATGTTTCCGGTTTCGATTCGATCCGTACCTTTCGTGAATTCGACGATCGCTATACCGCGCCACTGCATGGTTTCCGGGATGCAGAGGATTACTGGGCCCAGTGCTCCGCCCTCCATGACCTCCGGAATATCCGGGTACCGGCGTTGATGCTTAATGCCGCGGACGATCCGTTCCTGTCCGAGAAGTGCTATCCGGAGTCCAGCAAGGTGCTGGGTCAGCACGTCCGTCTGGAGACGCCACGATGGGGCGGTCACGTGGGGTTCGTGGAGCACGCCCGGGATGGTTACTACTGGTCTGAACGCCGGGCGATCGCATTTCTGCAGGGTATTCTCTGA
- a CDS encoding arylesterase: MHTALMPVRSILFVLLAFFAAPILASQNTLLILGDSLSAAYGVPSEAAWVQLLKQRLQSNGMSNWQVINASISGETTDGGARRLPGLLEQNGPEVVVIELGGNDGLRGFPPHVIESNLASMITQVQESGAHAVLIGMQIPPNYGQRYTRMFADIFPKLSDRYNTALVPFFLEGIYNQDDLMQDDGIHPTAEAQPRLLENVWPVLKPVLR; encoded by the coding sequence ATGCATACGGCACTGATGCCCGTCAGATCAATCCTTTTTGTACTTCTCGCCTTCTTCGCGGCGCCTATCCTCGCCAGCCAGAACACGTTACTGATTCTGGGTGACAGCCTCAGCGCCGCCTATGGCGTGCCCTCCGAGGCGGCCTGGGTACAATTGCTGAAGCAACGCCTGCAAAGTAACGGCATGTCGAACTGGCAGGTCATTAATGCCAGCATCAGCGGAGAAACCACGGATGGCGGCGCCAGACGGCTGCCCGGACTGCTAGAGCAAAACGGTCCGGAAGTGGTTGTCATTGAACTGGGTGGCAATGATGGTCTGCGGGGTTTTCCTCCCCATGTAATCGAATCCAATCTGGCGTCCATGATCACTCAGGTTCAGGAATCCGGTGCCCATGCCGTGCTGATCGGCATGCAGATTCCACCGAACTATGGCCAGCGCTACACCCGCATGTTCGCGGATATCTTCCCGAAGCTCTCAGACCGCTATAACACCGCTCTGGTTCCCTTTTTCCTTGAAGGAATCTACAACCAGGATGACTTGATGCAGGATGACGGCATACACCCGACGGCCGAAGCGCAACCCCGTCTGCTGGAAAACGTCTGGCCGGTACTGAAACCGGTTTTACGATAG